In a genomic window of Dehalococcoidia bacterium:
- a CDS encoding methyltransferase domain-containing protein has protein sequence METAPTAPQTQDFSFKWFAQHGFYRAVNAYLLEMVGLRPGQRVVELACGTGLVTRMIRDKLRGARESVIIAVDMSAAALKEAMHNLADATDTAIQFIQGRVEDLSRMVREKADAVIFCNGIHYIQDKASLLREVVASLKPGGRFAFNTSFFQGAHAPDTDAFYRRWMLKALRILKERYGLTPRSEKVEARRQLTPEQYIALLEAHGLKVVHRELRTAAVPLQGWLDISRFEDFVQGALPGVPLERASEVLQEAVRQTFQEMGLTAVPRNWLTVVAERA, from the coding sequence GTGGAGACAGCCCCAACGGCCCCCCAGACCCAGGACTTCTCCTTCAAGTGGTTCGCCCAGCACGGCTTCTATCGCGCCGTCAACGCCTACCTGCTGGAGATGGTGGGCCTGCGCCCCGGCCAGAGGGTGGTGGAACTGGCCTGCGGCACCGGATTGGTCACCCGTATGATTCGGGACAAACTGCGGGGGGCCAGGGAGAGCGTCATCATCGCCGTGGACATGTCGGCCGCTGCCCTGAAGGAGGCCATGCACAACCTCGCCGACGCCACCGATACCGCCATTCAGTTCATCCAAGGGCGGGTGGAGGACCTCTCCCGCATGGTGCGGGAGAAAGCCGACGCCGTCATCTTCTGCAACGGCATCCATTACATTCAGGATAAGGCGTCCCTCCTGCGGGAGGTGGTGGCGTCCCTGAAGCCCGGGGGCCGCTTCGCCTTCAACACCTCCTTCTTCCAAGGTGCCCACGCCCCCGATACCGACGCCTTCTACCGGCGCTGGATGCTCAAAGCCCTGCGTATTCTGAAGGAGCGCTACGGGCTGACACCGCGCTCCGAGAAGGTGGAGGCCCGCCGCCAGTTGACCCCCGAGCAGTACATCGCCCTGCTGGAGGCGCACGGGTTGAAGGTGGTGCATCGGGAACTGCGCACCGCTGCCGTTCCCCTGCAAGGCTGGCTGGACATCAGCCGGTTTGAGGACTTTGTGCAGGGCGCTCTGCCTGGGGTGCCCCTGGAGAGGGCCAGCGAGGTCCTCCAGGAGGCGGTGCGCCAAACCTTCCAGGAGATGGGCCTCACAGCCGTGCCCCG
- a CDS encoding MBL fold metallo-hydrolase: MQVRILVVGPFATNCYLVSDEESKEALIIDPGGEAQRIVEEVRRLGLQPRLMVSTHGHIDHVAAAAAVKEALGVPYALHPDDIFYLKSPSGLQHLFPDYREPPNPDHPLKGGDTLTFGACSLLVLETPGHTPGSICLYGQGAVFTGDTLFQGSVGRTDFPGGSHARLISSIFTKLLVLPDTTVVLPGHGPRSTIGNEKRWNPFLGGRGV, encoded by the coding sequence ATGCAGGTGCGCATCCTGGTCGTGGGGCCTTTCGCCACCAACTGTTATTTGGTCAGCGATGAGGAGAGCAAGGAGGCCCTCATCATTGACCCGGGGGGCGAGGCCCAGCGCATCGTGGAGGAGGTCCGGCGCCTGGGCCTTCAGCCCCGCCTGATGGTCTCCACCCACGGGCATATTGACCATGTGGCGGCAGCGGCCGCCGTCAAGGAGGCCCTGGGGGTGCCCTATGCCCTCCACCCCGACGACATTTTTTACCTGAAGAGCCCTTCAGGGCTGCAGCACCTCTTCCCCGACTATCGGGAGCCCCCCAACCCCGACCATCCCCTCAAGGGGGGCGATACCCTGACCTTCGGGGCGTGCTCTCTGCTGGTGCTGGAGACGCCGGGCCATACCCCAGGGAGCATCTGCCTGTATGGGCAAGGGGCGGTGTTCACAGGGGACACCCTGTTCCAGGGGAGCGTGGGGCGCACCGACTTCCCCGGGGGAAGCCACGCCCGCCTCATCTCCAGCATCTTCACCAAACTCCTGGTACTTCCCGATACCACCGTGGTGCTCCCCGGTCACGGCCCCCGTTCCACCATTGGCAACGAAAAGCGCTGGAATCCCTTCCTGGGAGGGCGTGGAGTATGA